A window of the Oryza brachyantha chromosome 5, ObraRS2, whole genome shotgun sequence genome harbors these coding sequences:
- the LOC102704339 gene encoding exosome complex component RRP41 homolog: protein MEYVNPLTGFRVDGRRPNEMRQLKGEVGVVARADGSAMFEMGNTRVIAAVYGPREVQIKGQQVSSEEALVRCEYRMADFSTGDRRRKPKGDRRSTEISLVIRQTMEASILTHLMPRSQIDIFVQVLQADGGTRAACINAATLALADAGIPMRDIVTSCSAGYLCSTPLLDLNYIEDSAGGPDVTVGILAKMDKVTLLQMDAKLPMDTFETVMELAIEGCKAIAKYIREVLLENTKRLECQRG, encoded by the exons ATGGAGTACGTGAACCCTCTCACTGGCTTCCGCGTCGACGGCCGGCGCCCCAACGAG ATGCGGCAGCTCAAGGGTGAGGTGGGCGTCGTTGCTAGGGCCGACGG GTCGGCAATGTTCGAGATGGGCAACACCAGAGTCATTGCCGCTGTCTATGGCCCTCGAGAG GTCCAAATCAAAGGTCAACAAGTCAGCAGCGAAGAGGCTTTG GTGCGTTGTGAGTATAGGATGGCAGATTTTAGTACTGGGGATCGAAGGAGAAAACCAAAGGGTGACAG GCGATCAACAGAAATTTCACTTGTTATCCGGCAAACAATGGAGGCAAGCATTTTAACACATTTAATGCCACGTTCACAG ATTGATATATTTGTCCAAGTTCTTCAAGCTGATGGTG GTACAAGGGCTGCATGCATCAATGCTGCAACACTAGCACTTGCAGATGCTGGAATTCCCATGCGAGACATCGTTACATCTTGCAGTGCTGGTTATCTGTGTTCTACTCCATTGCTCG ATCTAAATTATATAGAAGACAGTGCTGGAGGTCCAGATGTCACTGTTGGCATTCTTGCAAAGATGGACAAAGTTACTCTTCTGCAG ATGGATGCAAAACTACCAATGGATACATTTGAAACTGTAATGGAACTTGCAATTGAAGGCTGCAAAGCTATTGCAAAATACATCCGAGAG GTGCTATTGGAGAACACAAAACGGCTGGAGTGCCAGCGTGGTTAG